Proteins encoded in a region of the Hypomesus transpacificus isolate Combined female chromosome 17, fHypTra1, whole genome shotgun sequence genome:
- the tecta gene encoding alpha-tectorin has translation MLRPVTPVILLHLLAVVVQKGDSSQDILYPYGPAHRDLETPKMDDGSSTEIILLMPFVFFNVPYRSIYVNNNGVISFNVQVSQFTPEAFPLSDSRSFIAPLWADVHNGIRGDVFYRESTEPQLLERVTQDVRKYFQNLPTFTATWVFIATWHQVTFYGGSQTTPVNTFQTALISDGAAYFSMFNYGEINWSTGTASGGDPLTGLGGTTAQSGFNGGDIGHFFNLPGSRSNDVVNMEQTTNVNLPGRWLFRVDTDLIDPANGCSFNGRYYRRGEIFWLSDQCSQRCRCLDLDNQVSCQEAPCGQLETCEQQEGAFYCQPTRTSTCVVFGDPHYHTFDGFLYHFQGTCSYLLARPCWEVAGLPFFSVEAKNENRGMATVSWLRDVTVEVYGHRVTLPKGSPGTVQVDGLIKTLPVQLQLGAVKVYQSGVAVALETDFGLLVTYDGQHYASISLPSSYFNNTCGLCGNYNDDPADDPVLPDGTLAESVVELGGSWRAEDADWRCTDGCAQNCSLCEPATEAFYFRSDYCGLINKTDGPFRDCRAVVDPTAFVYSCVYDMCSNRDNITTLCQAIQAYALACQALGVTIRPWRTRTFCALTCPASSQYQVCTSACPASCSDLTAHLYCAHPCTEGCQCDPDHVLSGSRCVRRDQCGCERDGLYHHLNATFWAGPGGEVGECSLRCVCGQAGEIACFNDSCREGEVCGAELGLLGCYPRREGSCSLGQSQVLASFDGASLPFQDDNSYYLLRSCGAAPPNVSAVEVKMGRRLANKGPTWLRPVVVRVANLEAQMGGSDFDIVKLNGEPVLLPYIHPLDTLMIYRAHGNATVVESNGLLRVRYTRQGFLNISLSTLFFNATCGLCGVFNGNASDDLRLPNGRLAESVELFTDGWRAIADDLTCNGDCDDLYRMCTDLRLYQSSWMCGNINDPGNSSFLVCHAAVNPSPFFRNCLYNMCVKEGNRSALCSSLQAYASACQDAQVGLAPWRSATNCPLPCPENSHFDECTHACPLTCANLDLPAEDPCPLPCQEGCQCEEGFALREGLCVARSDCGCVSQGHQLDTNQTFWTDWECQERCFCNGSDNSVSCVLAPCAPQDFCQETDGLFFCQPRTEAICVAAGYSHFLPFGGVPFELQSSCTLRLATTSCGGREGQAEEDGDQFRAGTSSSFPEFKLMARNEQRDTGQAIWVRGFVLDVYDFEIEVSRSYKHTVTVNKERLHMPVKLGSGKINISSLGIQLVLETDFGLKVAFDWNTLLLLTLPRSLYNSTCGLCQGLPLSAPVLSTSDWGMAWAERDSFCQVGCGDSCPRCGVPEAVRLCGLIVDRGGVFARCHSKVAPAFFYQSCLQDTCLDQGARDTICNWLQVYASTCHTQGLLVVGWRIDTPCVLSCPANSHYSSCVPVCQPQCAPARGQRDCSPDCVEGCQCDPGFVLNGKSCILPQNCGCYTDGKYFESKQLFWNSDCTKRCQCIGRNLVQCDPRRCKAEEECTLRYGVRGCFPRRSQHCVASGGGVFRTFDGASLRLPASCSFVLSTNCHKLPDLSFQLIANFDKWSTPNLTTISHAYLYINEENILISGSTVKVNGTPVTVPFVTGLMTRVSTAEGFLVIDTPLDIQVRYNRFNTLSITMGPRLHNKVCGLCGNFNGDPSDDFITSRGKPAVSALELAQSWKTNGMQNRPPLHSCDETQYVALAQSCENTAVLGLQGEDGCQKLTQTKGFFQPCHGLLDPRPFYQSCYLDGCYNHRKAQVCGSLAAYAEACRSLGTLTTKWITQENCSEWIYDPCAGEICTNNTCEQENGGDLCGCPELPSNPGGEDDILQAEVTCKHAQMQVSISKCKLFQLGFEREDVRINDQHCPGIEGEDFISFHINNTKGHCGSIVQSNGTHILYKNTVWIESVNNTGNVITRDKTINVEFSCAYELDLKISLETVLKPMLSVINLTLPTQEGNFITKMALYKNSTYRQPYREGEVVLSTRDILFVGVFVEGADENQLILIVNMCWATPSRYSSDRLRYIIIERGCPNIKDNTIGMAENGVSLTCRFHVTVFKFIGDYDEVHLHCDVSLCDSETNACKVNCPHNRRMYSEDSDHKEHILSVGPIRRRESDWCEQGNGGCEQICSSKGAGPVCSCVTGMLQRDGKTCRAVGSSGFLHPQVWCLALGLGLSVLTALPRLLC, from the exons ATGCTGAGGCCAGTCACTCCAGTCATTCTGCTCCACCTCCTTGCTGTTGTTGTTCAGAAAGGAG acagtTCTCAGGACATCCTCTACCCCTATGGACCAGCCCACAGGGACCTGGAAACCCCTAAGATGGACGACGGCAGTTCAACTGAAATCATTCTCCTCATGCCGTTTGTCTTCTTCAACGTCCCCTACCGGTCCATCTAC GTCAACAACAACGGCGTGATCTCGTTCAACGTTCAGGTGAGCCAGTTCACCCCCGAGGCCTTTCCTCTCAGCGACAGTCGCTCCTTCATCGCTCCGCTCTGGGCAGACGTGCACAACGGTATCCGTGGAGACGTCTTCTACCGGGAGTCCACCGAGCCTCAGCTGCTGGAGAGGGTCACGCAAGATGTCCGGAAATACTTCCAGAACCTTCCCACGTTCACCGCCACCTGGGTCTTTATTGCTACCTGGCACCAGGTCACGTTCTACGGAGGCAGCCAGACCACACCG GTGAACACGTTCCAGACGGCGCTGATCTCAGACGGGGCGGCTTACTTTTCCATGTTCAACTACGGGGAGATCAACTGGAGCACGGGCACAGCCAGTGGGGGGGACCCGCTCACGGGGCTGGGGGGTACGACAGCACAG TCAGGCTTTAACGGAGGCGATATCGGACATTTCTTCAACCTGCCGGGGTCGCGGTCCAACGACGTGGTAAACATGGAGCAGACCACCAACGTCAACCTGCCTGGGCGCTGGCTCTTCAGGGTGGACACTGACCTGATCGATCCGGCCAACGGCTGCAGCTTTAACG GGCGCTACTACCGTCGAGGGGAGATCTTCTGGCTGTCGGACCAGTGTTCCCAGCGATGCCGCTGTCTGGACCTGGATAACCAGGTGTCGTGCCAGGAGGCCCCCTGCGGGCAGCTGGAGACGTGCGAGCAGCAGGAGGGCGCCTTCTACTGCCAGCCCACCCGCACCAGCACCTGTGTGGTGTTCGGGGACCCGCATTACCACACCTTCGACGGCTTCCTGTACCACTTCCAGGGCACGTGCTCCTACCTGCTGGCCCGGCCGTGCTGGGAAGTTGCCGGCCTGCCCTTCTTCAGCGTGGAGGCTAAGAACGAGAACCGCGGCATGGCCACCGTGTCCTGGCTCCGCGACGTGACCGTGGAGGTGTACGGCCACCGCGTCACCCTGCCCAAGGGCTCCCCGGGGACCGTGCAG GTGGACGGGCTGATAAAGACTCTGCCTGTCCAGCTCCAGCTCGGCGCCGTGAAGGTGTACCAATCCGGCGTGGCCGTAGCCTTGGAAACTGACTTTGGTCTCCTGGTGACGTACGACGGGCAGCACTacgcctccatctccctccccagcTCCTACTTCAACAACACCTGCGGCCTGTGCGGCAACTACAACGACGACCCCGCGGACGACCCGGTGCTTCCCGACGGCACGCTGGCTGAGAGCGTGGTGGAGCTGGGCGGCAGCTGGAGGGCGGAGGACGCAGACTGGCGATGCACGGACGGCTGCGCCCAGAACTGCAGCCTGTGCGAACCGGCCACCGAGGCGTTCTACTTCCGCTCGGACTACTGCGGCCTCATCAACAAGACGGACGGGCCGTTCCGGGACTGCAGGGCGGTAGTGGACCCCACGGCGTTCGTGTACAGCTGCGTGTACGACATGTGCAGCAACAGGGACAACATCACCACGCTGTGCCAAGCCATCCAGGCGTACGCTCTGGCCTGCCAGGCCCTCGGAGTCACTATACGACCCTGGAGAACACGCACCTTCTGTG CCCTGACGTGCCCAGCATCCAGCCAATACCAGGTGTGCACCAGCGCCTGTCCCGCCTCCTGCTCAGACCTGACGGCTCACCTGTACTGTGCTCACCCCTGCACGGAGGGCTGCCAGTGCGACCCCGACCACGTCCTGAGCGGCAGCCGCTGCGTACGCCGCGACCAGTGCGGCTGCGAACGAGACGGCCTCTACCACCACCTGAACGCCACCTTCTGGGCGGGGCCGGGCGGCGAGGTCGGGGAGTGTTCCCTGCGCTGCGTGTGCGGGCAGGCCGGGGAGATCGCCTGCTTTAACGACTCGTGccgggagggggaggtgtgCGGGGCTGAGCTGGGCCTCTTGGGCTGCTACCCTCGCAGGGAGGGGTCCTGCTCGCTGGGGCAGAGTCAGGTGCTGGCCTCCTTCGACGGAGCCTCCCTGCCCTTCCAGGACGACAACTCCTACTACTTGCTGAGAAGCTGCGGCGCGGCGCCGCCCAACGTGTCGGCGGTGGAGGTGAAGATGGGCCGGCGGCTGGCCAACAAGGGGCCGACCTGGCTCAGACCCGTGGTGGTGCGGGTCGCCAACCTGGAGGCCCAGATGGGAGGCTCCGACTTCGACATTGTGAAG CTGAACGGAGAGCCGGTCTTGCTGCCCTACATCCACCCCCTGGACACCCTGATGATCTACCGCGCCCACGGCAACGCCACGGTGGTGGAATCCAACGGCCTGCTCCGCGTCCGCTACACGCGCCAGGGCTTCCTCAACATCAGCCTGTCCACACTCTTCTTCAACGCCACCTGCGGCCTGTGCGGCGTCTTCAACGGCAACGCCAGCGACGATCTGCGTCTGCCCAACGGGCGCCTGGCCGAGTCCGTCGAGCTCTTCACCGACGGCTGGCGCGCCATCGCCGACGACCTCACTTGCAACGGCGACTGTGATGACCTGTACCGCATGTGCACCGACCTCAGGCTGTACCAGAGCTCCTGGATGTGCGGCAACATCAACGACCCGGGGAACAGCTCCTTCCTGGTGTGCCACGCGGCCGTCAACCCCTCCCCGTTCTTCAGGAACTGCCTGTACAACATGTGCGTGAAGGAGGGGAACCGCTCCGCCCTGTGCTCCTCACTGCAGGCCTACGCCTCCGCCTGCCAAGACGCTCAGGTGGGCCTTGCACCCTGGAGGAGCGCCACCAACTGCC ccctcccctgccccgAGAACAGCCACTTTGACGAGTGCACCCACGCGTGTCCCCTAACCTGCGCCAACCTGGACCTGCCGGCGGAGgatccctgccccctgccctgccAGGAGGGCTGCCAGTGCGAGGAGGGCTTCGCTCTGAGAGAGGGCCTCTGTGTGGCTAGGAGTGACTGTGGCTGTGTCAGTCAGGGACACCAGCTGGACACCAACCAGACCTTCTGGACCGACTGGGAGTGCCAGGAACGATGCTTCTGCAACGGCTCGGACAACAGCGTGTCCTGCGTGCTGGCGCCCTGCGCGCCCCAGGACTTCTGCCAGGAGACGGACGGCCTCTTCTTCTGCCAGCCCCGCACCGAGGCTATCTGCGTTGCCGCCGGCTACAGCCACTTCCTGCCGTTCGGCGGGGTGCCCTTTGAGCTGCAGAGCTCCTGCACCCTGAGGCTGGCTACCACGTCTTgcgggggcagggaggggcaggcgGAGGAGGACGGGGACCAGTTTAGGGCTGGGACCTCCAGCTCCTTTCCTGAATTCAAACTCATGGCCCGCAACGAGCAGAGAGACACTGGCCAGGCCATCTGGGTGAGGGGGTTCGTCCTGGACGTGTACGACTTTGAGATCGAGGTGTCTCGGAGCTACAAACACACTGTTACG GTGAACAAAGAGCGTCTGCACATGCCCGTGAAGCTGGGATCGGGCAAGATCAACATCTCCTCCCTGGGCATACagctggtgctggagacagactTTGGGCTGAAGGTGGCCTTCGACTGGAACACCCTCCTCTTACTCACGCTGCCCCGCAGCCTCTACAACAGCACCTGTGGCCTGTGCCAGGGCCTGCCTCTCTCCGCGCCCGTGCTGAGCACCAGCGACTGGGGCATGGCCTGGGCCGAGAGGGACTCCTTCTGCCAGGTGGGGTGCGGCGACTCGTGCCCGCGCTGTGGCGTG CCGGAGGCCGTGAGGCTGTGCGGGCTGATCGTGGACCGGGGGGGCGTGTTTGCCCGCTGCCACAGCAAGGTGGCGCCAGCGTTCTTCTACCAGAGCTGCCTGCAGGACACCTGTCTGGACCAGGGAGCCAGGGACACCATCTGCAACTGGCTGCAGGTGTACGCCAGCACCTGCCACACCCAGGGGCTGCTCGTGGTTGGCTGGAGGATCGACACGCCCTGTG TCCTGTCTTGCCCGGCTAACAGCCACTACTCCAGCTGTGTGCCGGTGTGCCAGCCGCAGTGTGCCCCTGCACGTGGCCAGAGGGACTGCAGCCCGGACTGTGTGGAGGGCTGCCAGTGCGACCCCGGCTTTGTCCTCAACGGCAAGAGCTGCATCCTGCCCCAGAACTGTGGTTGCTACACCGACGGGAAGTACTTTGAG TCGAAGCAGCTGTTCTGGAACAGTGACTGCACCAAGCGCTGCCAGTGCATCGGCCGTAACCTGGTCCAGTGTGACCCGCGGCGCTGCAAGGCGGAGGAGGAGTGTACTCTGAGGTACGGGGTGAGAGGCTGCTTCCCTCGGCGCTCCCAGCACTGCGTGgcgtctgggggaggggtgttcaGGACCTTCGACGGGGCGTCCCTGCGCTTGCCCGCCTCCTGCTCATTCGTCCTGTCCACCAACTGCCACAAGCTGCCAGACCTCTCCTTCCAGCTCATCGCCAACTTCGACAAGTGGAGCACGCCTAACCTGACCACCATCTCCCACGCTTACCTGTACATCAACGAGGAGAACATCCTGATCTCTGGCAGCACCGTCAAG GTGAACGGGACTCCGGTGACCGTGCCCTTCGTCACGGGGCTGATGACACGCGTGTCCACGGCAGAGGGTTTCCTGGTCATCGACACGCCGCTGGACATCCAG GTGCGCTACAATCGCTTCAACACCCTGAGCATCACCATGGGTCCTCGCCTGCACAACAAGGTGTGTGGGCTGTGTGGCAACTTCAACGGGGACCCCAGCGATGACTTCATCACCTCCAGGGGCAAGCCTGCCGTCAGCGCGCTGGAGCTGGCACAGAGCTGGAAGACCAACGGCATGCagaacagg ccccccctccacagctgCGATGAGACCCAGTACGTGGCTCTGGCCCAGTCCTGTGAGAACACGGCCGTGCTGGGGCTGCAGGGGGAGGACGGCTGCCAGAAGCTGACCCAGACCAAGGGCTTCTTTCAGCCCTGCCACGGCCTGCTGGACCCAAGGCCCTTCTACCAGTCCTGCTACCTGGACGGCTGCTACAACCACCGCAAGGCCCAGGTGTGCGGCTCGCTGGCGGCCTACGCAGAAGCCTGCCGCTCCCTGGGAACACTCACCACCAAGTGGATCACCCAGGAGAACTGCt CAGAATGGATCTATGACCCCTGCGCAGGAGAGATCTGCACCAACAACACCTGCGAGCAGGAGAACGGAGGAGATCTTTGTGGTTGCCCTGAGCTGCCTAGCAACCCAGGGG GAGAGGATGACATCCTGCAGGCTGAGGTAACCTGTAAGCACGCCCAGATGCAGGTGTCCATCTCCAAGTGCAAGCTGTTCCAGCTGGGCTTTGAGCGGGAAGACGTGCGCATCAACGACCAGCACTGCCCCGGCATCGAAGGAGAAGACTTCATCTCTTTCCACATCAACAACACCAAGGGACACTGTGGTTCAATTGTCCAG TCGAACGGcactcacatactgtacaaGAACACGGTGTGGATCGAGAGCGTTAACAACACAGGCAACGTCATCACCAGGGACAAGACTATCAATGTCGAGTTCTCCTGCGCCTACGAACTGGACCTCAAGATCTCCCTGGAGACCGTGCTCAAACCCATGCTCAG TGTGATCAACCTAACCCTGCCCACCCAGGAGGGCAACTTCATCACCAAGATGGCCCTGTACAAGAACTCTACCTATCGGCAGCCGTACCGGGAGGGGGAGGTAGTCCTGAGCACCAGGGACATCCTGTTTGTGGGCGTGTTTGTGGAGGGAGCGGACGAGAACCAGCTCATCCTCATCGTCAACATGTGCTGGGCCACGCCGTCTCGCTACAGCAGTGACCGGCTGAGATACATCATCATTGAGAGAGG GTGTCCCAACATCAAAGACAACACCATTGGCATGGCAGAGAACGGCGTCTCTCTCACCTGTCGCTTTCACGTCACCGTGTTCAAGTTCATCGGCGACTACGACGAGGTGCACCTGCACTGCGACGTGTCTCTGTGCGACTCTGAGACCAACGCCTGCAAAGTG aacTGTCCACACAACAGGAGAATGTACTCTGAGGACAGTGATCACAAGGAGCACATCCTGTCTGTGGGCCCCATCAGGAGGAGAG agtctgACTGGTGCGAGCAGGGTAACGGAGGGTGTGAGCAGATCTGCAGCAGTAAGGGAGCGGGGCCAGTGTGCAGCTGTGTGACTGGGATGCTCCAGAGAGATGGCAAGACCTGTCGAG CCGTGGGCTCCAGTGGGTTTCTGCACCCCCAGGTGTGGTGCTTGGCTCTGGGCTTGGGGCTGTCCGTGCTGACCGCCCTCCCACGCCTCCTCTGCTAG